The following are from one region of the Paenibacillus sabinae T27 genome:
- a CDS encoding dihydrolipoamide acetyltransferase family protein encodes MAKYNYPFPELGEGLHEGEIIKMHIKVGDKVTDEDIIMEVQNDKAVVEVPCPVNGTVLEVLAKDGDVFRVGQTVAVIDAEGDIPEQEGGHAEEQGAQEADSAKGSADTTSSPAAASPADAKAGEAAAVPVPDRDVLATPGVRKFARDNNVDISNVNGSGKNGKITREDVEAFLNGGQAAAPAAPAAAEAAPAEKSAALAAATSGNVSLEEERVPFKGIRKAIANAMVKSAYTAPHVTIMDEVDVTELVAFRTRMKPVAEKKGVKVTYLPFIVKALVAASRQFPALNATIDEEANEIVYKKYYNIGIATDTDNGLIVPVIKDADRKSIWMIASAISDLASRGREGKLSPNEMKGSTISITNIGSAGGMFFTPIINYPEVAILGTGRISEKPVVKNGEIVAAPVMALSLSFDHRLIDGATAQNFMNYIKSLLANPELLVMEV; translated from the coding sequence GTGGCAAAATATAACTACCCATTCCCCGAATTGGGCGAAGGCCTGCACGAAGGCGAAATCATCAAAATGCATATTAAGGTCGGGGATAAAGTAACCGACGAAGACATCATTATGGAAGTTCAGAACGACAAGGCGGTTGTCGAAGTTCCTTGCCCCGTCAACGGAACCGTTTTGGAAGTTTTGGCCAAAGACGGCGATGTATTCCGCGTAGGCCAGACCGTTGCGGTCATCGACGCGGAAGGAGATATTCCCGAGCAGGAAGGCGGCCACGCTGAAGAGCAGGGAGCGCAGGAAGCTGATTCGGCTAAAGGCAGCGCGGACACAACCTCGTCTCCGGCGGCAGCAAGTCCTGCAGACGCCAAAGCCGGCGAAGCTGCAGCCGTTCCGGTACCGGACCGCGATGTCCTGGCTACGCCTGGCGTGCGTAAATTCGCCCGCGATAACAATGTTGATATTTCTAATGTCAACGGCAGCGGCAAGAACGGCAAAATTACCCGCGAAGACGTTGAAGCCTTCCTGAACGGAGGGCAGGCAGCGGCTCCGGCCGCTCCGGCGGCAGCCGAAGCGGCACCGGCAGAGAAATCTGCGGCTCTGGCGGCAGCGACTTCCGGTAACGTGAGCCTGGAAGAAGAGCGCGTACCGTTCAAGGGCATCCGCAAAGCGATTGCGAACGCGATGGTCAAATCGGCTTATACCGCTCCGCATGTAACGATTATGGACGAAGTGGATGTAACCGAGCTCGTAGCGTTCCGCACGCGCATGAAGCCTGTCGCCGAGAAGAAGGGCGTGAAGGTAACCTACCTTCCGTTCATCGTCAAAGCGCTTGTGGCCGCTTCCCGTCAATTCCCGGCGCTTAACGCGACGATCGACGAAGAAGCAAACGAAATTGTGTACAAGAAATACTACAATATCGGTATCGCTACCGATACGGACAACGGCCTGATCGTTCCGGTAATCAAGGACGCCGACCGCAAGAGCATCTGGATGATCGCATCGGCGATCAGTGATCTGGCAAGCCGCGGCCGCGAAGGCAAGCTGAGCCCGAATGAAATGAAGGGCAGCACGATTTCGATTACGAACATCGGCTCCGCGGGCGGCATGTTCTTTACTCCGATCATCAACTACCCTGAAGTGGCCATTCTCGGAACGGGCCGCATCAGCGAGAAGCCGGTTGTGAAGAACGGCGAGATCGTGGCCGCGCCGGTAATGGCTCTGTCCCTCAGCTTCGACCATCGTCTGATCGACGGCGCAACCGCGCAGAACTTTATGAACTACATTAAATCGCTGCTCGCGAATCCCGAGCTGCTGGTTATGGAGGTGTAA
- the lpdA gene encoding dihydrolipoyl dehydrogenase yields the protein MVVGDASLDIDTLVIGAGPGGYVAAIRAAQLGQKVLIVDKSEVGGVCLNRGCIPSKALISAAHQYESAKHGEAFGVSAENVKVDFTKTQEFKSGVVKKLTGGVAGLLKGNKVEIFNGECMFISTTEARVFNDHESPRYRFKNCIIATGSRPIELKPFPFGGRILSSTEALELPEIPKSLIVIGGGYIGAELGQMYSKFGTKVTIIEGLDTVLPGFDKDMTRLVAKSMAKTGIEIVTNAKAESAAQTDKDVTVKYSVGGESKEVTAEYLLVTVGRRPNTDGELGLDLIGIELDERGLIKVDHQGRTNVPNIFAIGDVVPGLALAHKASYEGKVAAEAIAGHKSAVDYKVIPAVVFTDPECSSVGLTEKEAKDKGYKVKSGKFPFAGNGRALSLNNPDGFIKIVANEENNLVLGAQIVGIEASNLIAELGLAIEMGATLEDISLTIHGHPTLGEVVMEAAELVEGHPIHVLSR from the coding sequence ATGGTAGTGGGAGACGCTTCACTCGATATTGATACATTGGTCATTGGTGCAGGTCCAGGCGGATATGTGGCCGCCATCCGGGCCGCTCAGCTCGGACAAAAAGTCCTCATCGTAGATAAATCCGAAGTCGGCGGCGTATGTCTGAACCGCGGCTGTATTCCTTCCAAAGCGCTGATCTCGGCAGCTCACCAGTATGAGTCCGCCAAGCACGGCGAAGCGTTCGGCGTCAGCGCCGAGAACGTAAAGGTGGACTTCACCAAGACGCAGGAGTTCAAGAGCGGCGTAGTCAAGAAGCTGACCGGCGGCGTCGCCGGCCTGCTGAAAGGCAACAAGGTTGAAATTTTCAACGGCGAGTGCATGTTCATCAGCACAACGGAAGCGCGCGTATTCAACGATCACGAATCGCCGCGCTACCGCTTCAAGAACTGCATCATCGCGACGGGTTCCCGTCCGATCGAGCTTAAGCCATTCCCGTTCGGCGGACGTATCCTGTCCTCCACCGAAGCGCTTGAGCTGCCGGAAATTCCGAAGAGCCTGATCGTCATCGGCGGCGGGTACATCGGCGCCGAGCTCGGCCAAATGTACTCCAAATTCGGCACGAAAGTTACAATTATCGAAGGCTTGGACACTGTGCTGCCGGGCTTCGACAAAGACATGACCCGTCTTGTGGCGAAGAGCATGGCCAAAACGGGCATCGAGATTGTAACGAACGCCAAAGCGGAAAGCGCCGCGCAGACGGACAAAGACGTTACCGTGAAGTATTCCGTGGGCGGCGAGTCCAAGGAAGTGACGGCGGAATACCTGCTCGTAACGGTCGGACGCCGTCCGAACACCGATGGAGAGCTTGGACTCGACCTCATCGGCATCGAGCTTGACGAGCGCGGACTGATCAAGGTCGACCATCAAGGCCGCACCAACGTTCCGAACATTTTCGCTATCGGCGACGTGGTTCCGGGCCTTGCGCTGGCCCACAAAGCTTCTTACGAAGGCAAAGTGGCTGCCGAAGCGATTGCGGGACATAAATCCGCTGTCGATTACAAAGTCATTCCGGCTGTCGTATTTACCGATCCGGAATGCTCCAGCGTCGGTCTGACGGAGAAAGAAGCGAAGGATAAAGGCTACAAAGTCAAATCCGGCAAATTCCCGTTTGCCGGCAACGGACGCGCTTTGTCCCTGAACAATCCGGACGGCTTCATCAAGATCGTCGCGAATGAAGAGAACAATCTCGTGCTTGGCGCGCAAATCGTTGGCATCGAGGCCTCCAACCTGATCGCCGAGCTCGGTCTCGCGATCGAAATGGGCGCTACGCTTGAAGATATCTCTCTGACCATTCACGGCCATCCGACACTCGGCGAAGTGGTTATGGAAGCGGCCGAGCTGGTTGAAGGCCATCCGATTCACGTGCTGTCCCGCTAA
- a CDS encoding alpha-ketoacid dehydrogenase subunit beta, producing the protein MAQMNMKEAIRDAMRVELQRDPSVLIFGEDVGHVGGVFRATEGLQKEFGEERVFDTPLAESAIGGLAVGLGVQGFRPIAEIQFVGFIFEALDQMVVQAARLRYRTGGKYNSPVVFRTPFGGGVKAAELHTDSLEGLIAQSPGIKVVIPSNPYDAKGLLIAAIRDNDPVFFMEHLNLYHAFRAEVPEGDYTVEIGKANVVREGTDVTIIAYGLMVHTATKAADELEKQGIKAEIIDLRTVSPIDIDTIVESVKKTNRAIVVQEAQKSAGVAAEVIAQINEKAILHLEAPVLRIAGPDTVYPFAQIEDTWLPNPARIIAGVKKVMEF; encoded by the coding sequence ATGGCACAAATGAATATGAAAGAAGCGATTCGCGACGCGATGCGCGTCGAATTACAACGCGATCCAAGCGTCCTGATCTTCGGCGAAGACGTCGGCCATGTCGGCGGCGTGTTCCGGGCGACGGAGGGACTCCAGAAAGAATTCGGTGAAGAACGCGTATTCGATACGCCGCTGGCGGAATCCGCTATCGGCGGTCTTGCTGTGGGCCTTGGCGTTCAAGGGTTCCGGCCGATTGCCGAAATCCAGTTCGTCGGCTTTATTTTCGAAGCTTTGGACCAAATGGTAGTTCAGGCTGCCCGTCTGCGCTACCGCACCGGCGGCAAATATAACTCTCCTGTTGTGTTCCGTACGCCGTTTGGCGGCGGCGTCAAAGCGGCCGAGCTGCATACCGACTCTCTGGAAGGCCTTATCGCCCAAAGCCCCGGCATCAAGGTCGTAATTCCTTCCAACCCTTATGATGCCAAAGGCCTTCTGATCGCGGCTATCCGCGACAATGACCCGGTATTCTTTATGGAGCACTTGAACCTGTATCATGCGTTCCGTGCCGAAGTTCCGGAAGGCGACTACACCGTAGAAATCGGTAAAGCCAACGTAGTACGCGAAGGCACCGACGTGACGATCATCGCTTACGGCTTGATGGTACATACGGCTACCAAGGCTGCAGACGAGCTTGAGAAGCAGGGCATCAAGGCTGAAATCATCGATCTGCGCACCGTCAGCCCGATCGACATCGACACGATCGTTGAATCCGTCAAGAAGACCAACCGCGCCATTGTGGTGCAGGAAGCGCAGAAGAGCGCCGGCGTTGCCGCCGAAGTCATCGCGCAAATCAATGAAAAAGCCATTCTTCATCTCGAAGCTCCCGTTCTGCGGATTGCAGGACCGGACACCGTATATCCGTTTGCCCAAATCGAAGATACCTGGCTGCCGAATCCCGCCCGCATTATTGCCGGCGTGAAGAAAGTTATGGAATTTTAA
- the pdhA gene encoding pyruvate dehydrogenase (acetyl-transferring) E1 component subunit alpha — protein MSKVPYEVYTEDVEALSVLSPAGEVINKDKMPELTDDQLKEIAYRMIFTRTWDDRAVNLGRQGRLGFYAPTSGQEATMVGSEFALEKEDFVCPGYRDIPQLVWHGLPLHQAFLYSRGHQHGGEIPEDVSVLPPQIIIGAQILHAVGIAMGFKLKNQKNVAITYTGDGGSSEGDFYEGLNYAGRFKLPVIFFVQNNGYAITTPFAKQTAAKSIAHKAVAAGITGVKVDGMDIFAVIQAVKEAAERARNGEGPTLIEAVTYRFRPHSLSDDASKYRTKEEEGEWNEKDPIARVVKYLESKGLWSDEDTQRVKDEAKAKVNEEIKLAEKTEKMTISGLIDSMFEKTPHDLEEQKADFE, from the coding sequence ATGAGTAAAGTTCCTTACGAGGTTTATACAGAGGACGTGGAAGCTCTCTCGGTTCTTTCTCCAGCCGGAGAAGTGATCAACAAGGATAAAATGCCTGAGCTTACCGACGATCAATTAAAAGAAATTGCTTACCGCATGATTTTCACCCGTACATGGGATGACCGTGCGGTCAACCTGGGCCGCCAAGGCCGCCTTGGATTCTATGCGCCGACTTCCGGACAGGAAGCGACAATGGTCGGCAGCGAATTCGCCCTGGAGAAGGAAGACTTCGTCTGCCCGGGCTACCGCGATATTCCGCAGCTGGTTTGGCACGGCCTGCCACTTCATCAGGCATTTCTTTACTCCCGGGGCCATCAGCACGGCGGTGAAATCCCTGAGGATGTAAGCGTGCTGCCTCCGCAAATCATTATCGGCGCCCAAATTCTGCATGCCGTCGGCATTGCAATGGGCTTTAAATTGAAGAATCAGAAGAATGTCGCTATTACCTACACCGGTGACGGAGGCTCCTCCGAAGGCGATTTCTATGAAGGTCTTAACTATGCTGGCCGTTTCAAGCTGCCGGTTATCTTCTTCGTGCAAAATAACGGTTACGCCATCACCACCCCGTTCGCGAAGCAAACCGCGGCCAAGTCGATCGCCCATAAAGCGGTTGCGGCGGGCATTACCGGTGTGAAGGTCGACGGTATGGATATTTTTGCGGTCATTCAGGCCGTGAAAGAAGCAGCTGAGCGTGCACGTAACGGAGAAGGACCTACCTTGATCGAAGCCGTTACATACCGTTTCCGTCCGCACTCCCTGTCCGATGACGCCAGTAAATACCGCACGAAAGAGGAAGAGGGCGAGTGGAACGAGAAAGACCCGATTGCCCGTGTGGTGAAATATCTGGAATCCAAAGGCCTGTGGAGCGATGAAGATACGCAGCGCGTGAAGGACGAAGCGAAAGCGAAAGTGAACGAAGAAATCAAACTTGCGGAAAAAACCGAAAAAATGACGATCTCCGGCCTGATCGACAGCATGTTCGAGAAGACGCCGCACGATCTTGAAGAGCAAAAAGCGGATTTTGAATAA
- a CDS encoding alpha/beta hydrolase, translating to MNDSVFLKRTIVKHTLWSESLGEERKLRVYLPPGYNELLSYPVVYCQDGEEFFNFGRIATIAGRLILEEGAEPFIIVGVEVNVAVRTQEYAPFGTRFDQYLSCFAEEIIPYIEQNYPVRRTPSERIVAGDSLGGSVSLHLALRYPDLFTRVLSLSGAFYPLTLEWIEDETDLSQLNINMVVGLQERDYQTDTGVYDFVQLNRDARKLLEERGAKVDYREKEGRHIWGFWQKELPESLLYFLNA from the coding sequence ATGAATGATTCTGTTTTTCTGAAACGTACAATTGTTAAACATACCCTGTGGAGCGAAAGTCTGGGGGAGGAACGCAAGCTGCGCGTCTACCTTCCTCCTGGCTATAACGAACTGCTCAGTTATCCCGTCGTCTATTGCCAGGACGGAGAGGAGTTCTTCAACTTTGGCCGGATCGCGACCATAGCGGGCAGGCTGATTCTCGAGGAAGGCGCCGAGCCGTTCATCATCGTCGGAGTAGAAGTGAACGTGGCCGTCCGAACCCAGGAATATGCGCCGTTCGGCACCCGGTTCGATCAATATCTGTCATGCTTTGCCGAAGAAATTATCCCCTATATTGAGCAAAATTATCCGGTTCGCCGCACACCGTCCGAACGGATTGTAGCCGGAGACTCGCTTGGGGGAAGCGTTTCGCTGCATCTTGCCCTCCGCTATCCGGACCTGTTCACCCGCGTTCTCAGCCTGTCCGGCGCCTTCTATCCCCTTACGCTGGAATGGATCGAGGATGAGACCGACCTCTCGCAGCTTAACATCAACATGGTCGTCGGACTGCAGGAAAGGGATTATCAGACCGATACGGGTGTCTACGACTTCGTCCAATTGAACCGGGATGCCAGGAAGCTGCTGGAGGAGCGGGGCGCCAAGGTGGATTACCGTGAAAAAGAAGGACGCCATATCTGGGGCTTCTGGCAAAAAGAACTTCCCGAATCGCTCCTCTATTTCTTAAACGCTTGA